A region from the Canis lupus dingo isolate Sandy chromosome 9, ASM325472v2, whole genome shotgun sequence genome encodes:
- the CASC3 gene encoding protein CASC3 isoform X2 translates to MLGRIVLEKRAIPVQCASGAPREEESEDGIEGDAVLSDYESAEDSEGEEGEYSEEENSKVELKSEANDAANSSAKEEKGEEKPDTKGTVTGERQSGDGQESTEPVENKVGKKGPKHLDDDEDRKNPAYIPRKGLFFEHDLRGQTQEEEVRPKGRQRKLWKDEGRWEHDKFREDEQAPKSRQELIALYGYDIRSAHNPDDIKPRRIRKPRFGSPPQRDPNWIVERPNKSHRHQGPGGTLPPRTFINRNAAGTGRMSAPRNYSRSGGFKEGRAGFRPVEAGGQHGGRSGETVKHESSYRSRRLEQTPVRDPSPEADAEVLGSPEKEEAVSEIPAAAPDTAPPAPDRPVEKKSYSRARRTRIKAGDAVKVAEEVPPPPEGLNPAPPVPETTPPPPAKTGNWEASVDSTTSGLEQDVAQLNITEQNWSPGQPSFLQPRELRSMPNHIHMGAGPPPQFNRMEEMGVQGGRAKRYSSQRQRPVPEPPAPPVHISIMEGHYYDPLQFQGPIYTHGDSPAPLPPQGMIVQPEMHLPHPGLHPHQTPAPLPNPGLYPPPVSMSPGQPPPQQLLAPTYFSAPGVMNFGNPSYPYAPGALPPPPPPHLYPNTQAPSQVYGGVTYYNPAQQQVQPKPSPPRRTPQPVTIKPPPPEVVSRGSS, encoded by the exons GGTGAAGAAGGGGAGTATAGTGAAGAGGAAAACTCCAAAGTAGAGCTGAAATCAGAAGCCAATGATGCTGCTAACTCTTCAGccaaagaagagaagggagaagaaaagcctGACACCAAAGGCACTGTGactggagagaggcagagtggggATGGGCAG GAGAGCACAGAACCTGTGGAGAACAAAGTGGGTAAAAAAGGCCCTAAGCATTTGGATGATGATGAAGATCGAAAGAACCCAGCATACATACCCCGGAAAGGACTCTTCTTTGAGCATGATCTTCGAGGGCAAACTCAGGAGGAGGAAGTCAG ACCCAAGGGGCGTCAGCGAAAGCTATGGAAGGATGAAGGTCGCTGGGAACACGACAAGTTTCGAGAAGATGAACAAGCTCCAAAGTCCCGACAGGAGCTCATTGCTCTTTATGGCTATGACATACGCTCAGCTCACAATCCTGATGACATCAAACCCCGAAGAATCCGGAAACCCAG GTTTGGGAGTCCTCCACAAAGAGATCCAAACTGGATTGTTGAGCGGCCAAACAAGTCCCATCGCCACCAGGGTCCTGGGGGTACCCTACCACCAAGGACATTTATCAACAGGAACGCTGCAGGTACTGGCCGAATGTCTGCTCCCAGGAATTACTCTCGATCTGGGGGCTTCAAGGAAGGTCGTGCTGGTTTTAGGCCTGTGGAAGCTGGTGGGCAGCACGGTGGCCGATCTGGTGAGACTGTTAAACATGAAAGCAGTTACCGATCACGGCGCCTAGAGCAGACTCCTGTGAGGGACCCATCTCCAGAAGCTGATGCTGAAGTGCTCGGCAGTCCCGAGAAGGAAGAGGCGGTCTCAGAGATACCAGCTGCTGCCCCTGATACTGCACCACCAGCCCCTGACAGGCCTGTTGAGAAGAAATCCTACTCCCGGGCAAGAAGAACCAGAATCAAAGCTGGAGATGCAGTCAAGGTTGCAGAGGAGGTGCCCCCTCCACCTGAAGGGCTGAACCCAGCACCTCCAGTCCCAGAAACGACCCCTCCTCCACCTGCTAAGACTGGAAACTGGGAGGCTTCAGTGGATTCTACTACAAGTGGACTTGAGCAAGATGTGGCACAACTAAACATAACAGAACAGAACTGGAGTCCAGGGCAACCTTCGTTCCTGCAACCACGTGAGCTTCGAA GTATGCCCAACCATATACACATGGGAGCAGGACCTCCACCTCAGTTTAACCGGATGGAAGAAATG GGTGTCCAGGGTGGGCGAGCCAAACGCTATTCCTCTCAGCGGCAAAGACCTGTACCAGAGCCCCCTGCTCCTCCTGTGCACATCAGTATCATGGAAGGCCATTACTATGATCCAC TGCAGTTCCAGGGACCAATCTATACCCATGGTGACAGCCCTGCCCCACTGCCTCCTCAGGGCATGATTGTGCAGCCAGAAATGCACCTTCCCCACCCAG GTTTACATCCCCACCAGACACCGGCACCTCTGCCCAATCCAGGCCTCTATCCCCCACCAGTGTCCATGTCTCCAGGACAGCCACCACCTCAGCAGTTGCTTGCTCCTACTTACTTTTCTGCTCCAGGCGTCATGAACTTTGGTAATCCCAGCTACCCTTATGCTCCAGGGGCACTGCCTCCCCCACCGCCTCCTCATCTGTATCCTAATACACAG GCCCCATCACAGGTATATGGAGGAGTGACCTACTATAACCCCGCCCAGCAGCAGGTGCAGCCaaagccctccccaccccggagGACTCCCCAGCCAGTCACCATCAAGCCCCCACCACCTGAG GTTGTAAGCAGGGGTTCCAGTTAA